Below is a window of Caldicellulosiruptoraceae bacterium PP1 DNA.
TTACTTGCTGCTTGTAAAACCTTTTGGAGTTCATACTGTAATGTGCTTATTTCTTGCCTTTGAGATGTATATAAAAAGGTATCAAACCATGAATTCCATTGCCAGACACCAATAAAAAGAGCGATTGTAGCTAAAGCAGGCAATGTTAATGGTAATATAATTTTAAATAAAATCCTATAGTCACCTGCACCATCAATTTTAGCAGATTCATATATACTTGTAGGTAAGGTTTCAATGTAGCTTCTTAAAACTATTACATTAAATGCACTAAATAAATTAGGTATAATATATACCCAAAAAGAATTTATCAGATTTAAAGACTTAATTAGAAAATATGAAGGGATTAAACCACCACTAAAATACATCGTAAAAACAAAAAAAGCACTTATTTGTTTTCTAAATAATAAGTCTTTATGGCTTAATGGATAAGCAATAAGAAGAGTGGTAAGTAAACCTAAAAAAGTTCCTATCACTGTTCTTAATATAGATATAAACGCAGCCATATAAATGTTATGATCAGTTAATATTACTCTATAGTTATATGTTGTAAACTTTCGTGGGAAAATATATACGCCACCTCTTATTGAGTCAACTGCGTCATTAAATGAAATTGCAAGAAGATTTAAAAATGGATAAAGTGTTATTAGCATTACAAATATAAGCGATACATAAATTACTGTATCAAATATAATATCTTCTAAACTTTTTTTTCTCATTAACATACACTTCCTTTATAAATATATATTTTTAGATAACCTGTGAGAAATTTAAACGCTTTGCTAATTTATTTGTTGCGTAAATTAGTAATATACTGACAACACTTTTAAATATACCAGCAGCTGTTGCATAAGAATACCTATACATAGATAACCCAAATTTAATAACAAATGTATCGATAATTTGACTATATTCTTCAACTAAAGGGTTTTGAAGCAATAATACTTGTTCAAAACCGGCATTTAGTAACCAACCTGTATTTAGAATTAAAAGTATACTTATAATATTTGAAATTCCAGGTAATGTTATATGTCTAATTCTTTGCAGACGTGAAGCTCCATCAACAGCTGCCGCATCATATAATTGAGGGTCAATAGCAGTCATGGCTGAAAGGTAAACAATAGCATTCCATCCTGTTTCCTTCCAAACCTCTGATATACCCAAAATCCACCAAAAATACTTACCTTCACCTAACCATACAATTGGCTGATTAATAATATTTAATGATTTTAGTATTGAATTTAATATACCAGTTTCTGGCGACAAAATAGTAGTAATAATACTTGCAGCAACAACCCATGATATAAAATGAGGCAGGTAAGAGATAGTTTGAACACTTCTTTTGAAAAAAGTATTTTTTACTTCATTAATCATAAGTGCTAAAGTAACAGCAGCTACAAATGTTAAAAAAAGCTTAATAATACTAATTGATAATGTATTTCTCATAGCCATCCAAAAATCATAATCTGAAAATAATAATTTAAAATTATCTATACCTACCCATTTTGAATTTTTAAATCCTAAAACTGGATTATAATTTTGAAAAGCCATTATCCAACCTGCTACAGGGATATAATTAAAAATAAATACATAAATAATAAAAGGAATTAGCATACTGAATAATGCTTTTTGCTTCACAAACTTTTTTGCAACTTCACTTCTTTTTGAATTCATTTATAAACCTCCAATTTATGATAATTTTATGGCGGGTTTCAAAAACCCGCCATAACTTGATAATACTTTAGTTCCAAGCCTTCATTCTCCACTTAATTTGCTCAGTCTTAAACTTTTCATAAACAGTATAATTTGTTTTACTAAATGCTTTAACATATTCGTTCCATATCTTATCAAACTCATTTGGTTTAGCCATTACAAGTTTTGGTAAATACTTTCTTGTTACATCATGCATTTTTTGGTTAGCTAATGTTACATCAGTTCTATCTGCTGGAACATTTATATCCCATGCAAAACCGTATGGTGAAACAGTTGTTTTATCTAATAAATCATTGAAGCATTTTATGTTATATGCTTTTAAAGCTTCTTTTTCAATTGGAGTATAATCATCATATGCATCATCTGGATCATTACCTGGGCCTCTATATATACCATTTGGTAGTTTTACTTCTGCATGTGGGAATAACCACCAATAACCATAGCCTTGTTTTTTACAATATTCATCATCTTTATGCTTTTTCTTCATTTCAGCAGTTCTATATGGTTTGCCGTTTTTATCTAATAAATAATCTTCACCTTTAATACCCCAATACATGAGCATTTGAGCTTCATTTGAAAGTAATGCATCTAGGAATTTAAAAGCCGCTACAGGATTTTTACATTTTTTACTTATACTAATACCATCTCTTGCCCCAATTGGTTGTAAGACATTATATTTTGATTTTGCAACACCCTTATAAGTAACAGGAAATGCAACTAATAATTTATTTTCCTTTTTATTTTGAATCAAACTCATTCCTGCGTTATAGAACCATTGCCAACCTTGGTCATAGAAACCAACAACACGACCTTGGGCAATCTTTGCTATATATTGGTCATATCCCTGAACAAATGCATCTTTATCAATTAAGCCTTCATTCCATAACTTGTTAAGGTCCCTATAATATCTTTTAGCACCAGCACTTGTAAAGAACTGCTTTGCTTCATATGTTTTAGGATCTACAATAACATCACCATCATTTTGATATCCCATTAAGTATGATGGAGGATTTTCTAAAGTAAAGAACCTCCAAGATTCTGTTATGAATGTAAAACCAATTGTTTTAGCACCATCAATTGTAGGATGTTTTTTAACATAATTTCTGATAAATGTTAAATAATCATCCCAATATCTAATCTTTGGCCATTTATTTTCTTTTAAAGCATCAAGTGGCAGCCAAAAACCAGCATTTGCTGGATTACTAACACTTGGTTCTGAACGTTGAGGTGATAAGAAATAGATATGTCCGTCACTTTGTTTTAATCTTTTTAGATCTAGTGCAGAATAAGTTTTTTTAGTGTTAACACCATACTTTTGTATATAATCTTCAATTGGTACTAACAAACCAGCTTCAATAAATTTACCATGTTCTTGATGACCATATATTAAGTCGGGTAAATCTCCAGAAGCAATCATAATTGAAACCTTAGTTGCTTCATCTTCTCCTACAAGATAATTAATTTTAAGTTTTACACCAGTAAGTTTTGTAATCTCTTTACCAATTTTAGTTCCAAAAAGGTCTGAATGCGGTTTATCGGTAGTATTACCATTATAGAATGTTAAAGTTATTGGAGCTTTTGAAGCAGCTATTACCTTATTACCTTTTGTTAAACTATTAAAGCTAAAAATACTAATAACAAAAGTAAGTAAACAAATAAAACTAATAATACGTTTAAGTTTCATTAAAAAACCTCCCCTTATATATTTTTTATGCCATTAAAAAATAATAGCCTTTAAGAAAAATATTGAAAAGCATAATGTTACTTGTTTTGATATTAATAAAACGCTTACATTTTGTTCATTAAAAAATATGAAGAATTAAAAAGTATATTTTTATTATGTAATATTTACAATTAATTACTATATACAATAATAATAATAGTTATTATTTCATAATAATTAAATACTAAAATTCTACTATAATTATCAAAATATTAAAAATTATTTATTATAAAATAATAGTATGAATAATGTAGTAATATAAAAAATAGGCTATCAAACAGTTATATGATAGCCTCCGAAAATATAAGCTAATGCCTATGAAACATTACTTAATGGACATATAGGTATACTAATTGTTACCTTTGTAAAATATCCTTTTTTACTAATAATATTAATTCCATAATTTTCTCCATAATATAGTTTCAATCGTTTGTTAACATTATATAATCCATAACTTTTTGAAGTAAAATCACTAACCAATATTTGTTCAAGAATTTCATCAGAGATACCATTGCCATTATCTATAATATCAATATAAACAATATCTTTTTCTATTTTGGATTTTAATAATATATTCAACTTGCCTTTTTTTGCAAAATGAACTATTGAATTTTCTATAATTGGTTGTAATGTAAGTTTTGGTATTTTAATTTCTAAGATATTTTTATCAAGTTGTATTCTGTAGTTAATCTTATCTTCTGAATATTTTATTTTGTAAATTTCTAAATAGTTAGTTATTAATTCTATTTCTTTTTCTAATGATGTTATTTTTTCACCCTTAGATAGTGATAATCTATAAAAACTGACCATGTTATGTATAAATCTTTCCAATTTTTCATGTTCATTTAATTGATGTAATCTTAAAAGCGACGAAAAAGAATTATATAAAAAATGTGGATTTATTTGAGACTGTAAAAGTTCCAACTCAATTTGCTTTTTTTCTAATTTTTGTTGATACACTTCTTCAATAAGTGTTTGTATTTCATTTGCCATTTTGTTAAATGTCTCAATTATTTCTTTAAATTCATCATTATAATTAATATTTATACGTTTACTTAGGTTGCCATTAGAAAATTCTTCAATGGCATTTTTAATTGTTTTAATTCGTTTTAAGATAAAACTTATTAATAAATATGCAATAATAAATGATATTAATAAACTAAGAAGTGTTACCATTATGAGAGTAAAAATTATTCTATATATATCTTGTTTAATTACTTCAATAGGCACATAATAATTAATACTTAAGTTATTATTTATCTGCTTGTAAAACACATGATAATTAATTAAATTAATACTTTTGAAGTCTTTGACATTAGAAAAAATTATTTTTTTATCGTTTGTAGTTATAGTTATTGGGAAAAAAATATTTGTATTTTTATGTTTTATTATTGGTTCAAAAATAACATCCTTATCAATGATGACTCTTAAAAATCCGACCTTAGAAAGTTCATTATAATTATAAAAAGCTTTTAAGAAAGATATTCGTTCATGTTTTTCATCATCTGGTAATACTAATAATTTTGAATTTGATAAGTTTTTATAGTAATTTTTTAGAATTTTATTCATTGAACTCATTCTATAAATTTCTACATATGTTGTTCTTCTAATGTACGATGGAAACTTATCTTCATCAAAATACACTTCAGGTATATTAGGATTATTAACATAAATTCTGATTATCATAGGCATTTTACTTATTTGCAAAATGACATTGATTTTATTTATTATCATTTTATTTAACATTTCAATATCATCATAATTATGAAATTCTAAATTAAAGATTTTTTGAACCTCTAAATCAAAGAACACATAGTTGGTTAAGTTTTCTATATAATTAATATTTTTCAGAATACTATCTGATAGTTGATTGATTGAATAGTCAATCACCTCTTTGAACCTCTTTGATTCCATTCCATAAATTTTATAGTAAAAGTTTACGCACAAAAATGTATTGGGAATTAAAACTAATAAAAAAACAAATATATATAAGCGAGTATCAAATCTAATCAATTTTTTCTTAAAATTATGAATAGTTAATTTCATAAAAACTCACCTAAACCTTCATTAAAAACATATATCTAAAAATCATTTTATTTTTCTATATTCAGTAGGTGTATAGCCAAAAAAATCTTTAAACTGCTTGGTAAAGTGTGCAACATTGTTATAACCAAGCTTATCTGAAATTTCATAAACTTTTAATGACGGATTATTAAGTAAATCTCTTGCATATATTAATTTTTTCTTATGCAGATATTCTATAAAGTTTTCTCCCTTCACTTCTTTAAATAACATACTCAGATAATTAGGAGAAAACCTAAAATGTTGAGCAATATCTTTTAATTTTATCCTTTTTTCTATGTTCTTCTCTATATAATTTTCTACTTGTTTTATAATTGTAACATTATAATCAGTAATTTCTTCATTTAGACTGTCATAAAGTTTATAAAATATGGTTCTAAGTTTATCAGTTATTTCCTCTTGAGTTAATTTGTTGTTAAATAATATTTTTTCATCAGTTAGTAATTCAAGACTTTTATTTTTATAAGGAAGTAGTTTTTCATAAACAGTAATTATTATATAATTTAACAAATTAATAACCTTATATCTGTCATTAATTACCAAGAAGCAATTAATTAATTTTTCGATTAATATATCAATTCCTTCTTTATTTTTGAAGTATTCATTAATATTTTTCAAAATATTATCAATTTCAATTTTTATATCTTTTAAATCAATATTGTTATTCTGGGTTGTAAATATAATATTTCTTTTATTATAGAATATTTTTATATCAAGATAGTTTTTTACTTGTTCATACGATTTTTTTAATTCAAGGCCGCTGTTCACCATTGGTCCTATTATTGCAGTAACTGATAAGTTTTTATTAGAATATAGCTTCTGAATAAGATTATACAGAATATTGAGTAATTGACTATTAATGTTAGTATATATCAAACACACTTCATTATCATCAATAAATGTATAATCAAAACTAAAGTATTTAAGTGTAGTAGCTATATAGCCTTTTATTTCTCTAATTATGTAATTCCTTTGATATTCAGGATATTTATTAACTAAAGAATAAAAATTATCAATTTTAAGCAATATTATTCCAACGTTTGAATAAAACCATGTTATATTATTAATTTTAAGATAATCATTGATGTCATCAATGGTGAAATTGTTAATAATACCTTTAATTACCAAGTTTATAAAATCAGACATTATGTATTCTGTTAATAATTTTGTTTTTTCTTCATCTTTTGACTTTTTTATTTCAATTATAAG
It encodes the following:
- a CDS encoding sensor histidine kinase gives rise to the protein MIDYSINQLSDSILKNINYIENLTNYVFFDLEVQKIFNLEFHNYDDIEMLNKMIINKINVILQISKMPMIIRIYVNNPNIPEVYFDEDKFPSYIRRTTYVEIYRMSSMNKILKNYYKNLSNSKLLVLPDDEKHERISFLKAFYNYNELSKVGFLRVIIDKDVIFEPIIKHKNTNIFFPITITTNDKKIIFSNVKDFKSINLINYHVFYKQINNNLSINYYVPIEVIKQDIYRIIFTLIMVTLLSLLISFIIAYLLISFILKRIKTIKNAIEEFSNGNLSKRININYNDEFKEIIETFNKMANEIQTLIEEVYQQKLEKKQIELELLQSQINPHFLYNSFSSLLRLHQLNEHEKLERFIHNMVSFYRLSLSKGEKITSLEKEIELITNYLEIYKIKYSEDKINYRIQLDKNILEIKIPKLTLQPIIENSIVHFAKKGKLNILLKSKIEKDIVYIDIIDNGNGISDEILEQILVSDFTSKSYGLYNVNKRLKLYYGENYGINIISKKGYFTKVTISIPICPLSNVS
- a CDS encoding ABC transporter substrate-binding protein, which codes for MKLKRIISFICLLTFVISIFSFNSLTKGNKVIAASKAPITLTFYNGNTTDKPHSDLFGTKIGKEITKLTGVKLKINYLVGEDEATKVSIMIASGDLPDLIYGHQEHGKFIEAGLLVPIEDYIQKYGVNTKKTYSALDLKRLKQSDGHIYFLSPQRSEPSVSNPANAGFWLPLDALKENKWPKIRYWDDYLTFIRNYVKKHPTIDGAKTIGFTFITESWRFFTLENPPSYLMGYQNDGDVIVDPKTYEAKQFFTSAGAKRYYRDLNKLWNEGLIDKDAFVQGYDQYIAKIAQGRVVGFYDQGWQWFYNAGMSLIQNKKENKLLVAFPVTYKGVAKSKYNVLQPIGARDGISISKKCKNPVAAFKFLDALLSNEAQMLMYWGIKGEDYLLDKNGKPYRTAEMKKKHKDDEYCKKQGYGYWWLFPHAEVKLPNGIYRGPGNDPDDAYDDYTPIEKEALKAYNIKCFNDLLDKTTVSPYGFAWDINVPADRTDVTLANQKMHDVTRKYLPKLVMAKPNEFDKIWNEYVKAFSKTNYTVYEKFKTEQIKWRMKAWN
- a CDS encoding carbohydrate ABC transporter permease; this translates as MLMRKKSLEDIIFDTVIYVSLIFVMLITLYPFLNLLAISFNDAVDSIRGGVYIFPRKFTTYNYRVILTDHNIYMAAFISILRTVIGTFLGLLTTLLIAYPLSHKDLLFRKQISAFFVFTMYFSGGLIPSYFLIKSLNLINSFWVYIIPNLFSAFNVIVLRSYIETLPTSIYESAKIDGAGDYRILFKIILPLTLPALATIALFIGVWQWNSWFDTFLYTSQRQEISTLQYELQKVLQAASKQMSQNADFSMGQSGGASNTITPNSIRATMAIVATVPILIVYPFLQRYFITGLTLGGVKG
- a CDS encoding ABC transporter permease, with product MNSKRSEVAKKFVKQKALFSMLIPFIIYVFIFNYIPVAGWIMAFQNYNPVLGFKNSKWVGIDNFKLLFSDYDFWMAMRNTLSISIIKLFLTFVAAVTLALMINEVKNTFFKRSVQTISYLPHFISWVVAASIITTILSPETGILNSILKSLNIINQPIVWLGEGKYFWWILGISEVWKETGWNAIVYLSAMTAIDPQLYDAAAVDGASRLQRIRHITLPGISNIISILLILNTGWLLNAGFEQVLLLQNPLVEEYSQIIDTFVIKFGLSMYRYSYATAAGIFKSVVSILLIYATNKLAKRLNFSQVI
- a CDS encoding response regulator, with protein sequence MNILAVDDEVIEVQWLEKVLKEKFDSIFYNIFICSSPQQALEISNSNVIDILVVDMNMPEINGIQLSEKIISKNKKCKILIISGYDDFYYAKKAIELKVHKYLLKPVSEEELIKNINELIIEIKKSKDEEKTKLLTEYIMSDFINLVIKGIINNFTIDDINDYLKINNITWFYSNVGIILLKIDNFYSLVNKYPEYQRNYIIREIKGYIATTLKYFSFDYTFIDDNEVCLIYTNINSQLLNILYNLIQKLYSNKNLSVTAIIGPMVNSGLELKKSYEQVKNYLDIKIFYNKRNIIFTTQNNNIDLKDIKIEIDNILKNINEYFKNKEGIDILIEKLINCFLVINDRYKVINLLNYIIITVYEKLLPYKNKSLELLTDEKILFNNKLTQEEITDKLRTIFYKLYDSLNEEITDYNVTIIKQVENYIEKNIEKRIKLKDIAQHFRFSPNYLSMLFKEVKGENFIEYLHKKKLIYARDLLNNPSLKVYEISDKLGYNNVAHFTKQFKDFFGYTPTEYRKIK